The following are from one region of the Salvia splendens isolate huo1 chromosome 2, SspV2, whole genome shotgun sequence genome:
- the LOC121765709 gene encoding protein GRAVITROPIC IN THE LIGHT 1-like, with translation MQHSGAKDTQLRESSNQKVHPQPMEDATNHSPQAMEALVSKIFSNISSLKSAYIQLQSAHTPYDPDKIQAADKLVISELKNLSELKQFYREHNPKPGCVSPQDSRLAAEVQEQQSLLKTYEVMVKKFQSEIQNKDSEIVQLEKQIQDSSMKRVKLEKSLKLRGLSMKESEGSGGETGQFSLDLLSPDLFRSAVEAASRAIHDFSKPLINMMKAAGWDLEAAARSIEPNIVYAKRAHKKYAFESYICQRMFIGFQDESFCMEHENQAEAKENLCQEYLSLREMDPLEAVGQNPDSLFGKFCQRKYLAVVHQKMEASFFGNLDQQHYIMSGGHPRMAFYQAFLKLAKAIWLLHRLVHSFEPPVKIFQVKRDSEFSEVYMENVVKDFVDAKPKVGLMVMPGFWIGGSIIQSQVYLTGIKVAE, from the coding sequence ATGCAACACAGTGGTGCAAAGGATACCCAACTTCGTGAAAGCAGTAACCAAAAAGTTCACCCCCAACCAATGGAAGATGCAACAAATCATAGCCCTCAAGCTATGGAAGCATTAGTATCTAAAATATTTTCAAACATTTCCTCCCTGAAGTCGGCTTACATCCAGCTACAATCGGCTCATACTCCTTATGACCCCGATAAAATTCAAGCTGCTGACAAGCTTGTAATATCAGAGCTAAAGAATCTCTCTGAACTCAAGCAGTTCTACAGAGAGCACAATCCTAAGCCGGGTTGTGTCTCTCCACAAGACTCTCGGTTAGCTGCTGAGGTTCAAGAGCAGCAGAGCCTGTTGAAGACATATGAGGTCATGGTGAAAAAGTTCCAGTCCGAAATTCAGAATAAAGATTCTGAGATTGTTCAGTTAGAGAAGCAAATCCAGGATTCTAGTATGAAACGAGTAAAACTTGAGAAGAGCCTGAAGCTTAGGGGCTTGTCAATGAAAGAATCCGAAGGAAGTGGTGGCGAAACGGGACAATTTTCACTGGATTTACTATCCCCTGACCTTTTCAGGTCAGCGGTAGAAGCTGCCTCCAGGGCCATTCATGACTTCTCTAAGCCATTAATCAACATGATGAAAGCAGCCGGGTGGGATCTTGAGGCTGCAGCTAGGTCCATTGAACCGAACATCGTCTATGCAAAAAGGGCTCACAAGAAATATGCCTTTGAGTCTTATATCTGCCAGAGAATGTTTATCGGGTTTCAGGATGAGAGTTTCTGCATGGAACATGAAAATCAGGCCGAGGCGAAAGAGAATTTATGTCAAGAGTATCTTAGTTTGAGGGAAATGGATCCACTTGAAGCTGTGGGACAGAATCCAGATTCTTTGTTTGGAAAGTTTTGCCAGAGGAAATACCTTGCTGTTGTCCATCAAAAGATGGAAGCATCGTTTTTCGGGAACTTGGATCAACAGCATTACATAATGAGTGGAGGGCATCCGAGGATGGCCTTTTACCAGGCTTTTCTGAAATTGGCTAAGGCGATCTGGCTCTTGCACCGGCTGGTGCATTCGTTCGAGCCTCCAGTTAAGATTTTTCAGGTGAAGCGGGACAGTGAGTTTTCAGAGGTTTatatggaaaatgttgtgaaggATTTTGTCGATGCGAAACCTAAAGTCGGTCTGATGGTAATGCCTGGATTCTGGATTGGTGGTAGCATCATCCAATCTCAAGTCTACCTAACAGGTATTAAGGTCGCAGAATGA
- the LOC121792579 gene encoding transketolase, chloroplastic-like, with amino-acid sequence MASSSSSLTASKVVPSRSAFPVHGSFSPSSSLFVPSFGLKPATSIASTSASRRHAPIPIPAAAAVQTLAKTIDNELVEKSVNTIRFLSIDAVEKANSGHPGLPMGCAPIGHVLYDEVMRYNPKNPYWFNRDRFVLSAGHGCMLQYALLHLAGYDAVKEEDLRNFRQWGSKTPGHPENFETPGVEVTTGPLGQGVANAVGLALAEKHLAARYNKPDSKIIDHYTYCILGDGCQMEGIANEACSLAGHWGLGKLIAFYDDNHISIDGNTEIAFTESVEARFEALGWHVIWVKNGNNGYDEIRAAIEEAKSVKDKPTLIKVTTTIGFGSPNKANCYSVHGSALGAKEVEATRKNLAWPHEPFHVPEDVKKHWSRHVADGAALEAEWNAKFAEYEKKYPEEASELNAIITGQLPAGWEKALPTYTPESPADATRNLSQQNLNALANVLPGLLGGSADLASSNMTLLKMSGDFQKNIPEERNVRFGVREHSMGAICNGIALHSPGLIPYCATFFVFTDYMRAAMRISALSEARVIYVMTHDSIGLGEDGPTHQPVEHLASFRAMPNILMLRPADGNETAGAYRVAVLNKKRPSVLALSRQKLPQLPGTSIEGVEKGGYTVSDNSTGNKPDVILIGTGSELEIAAKAGDELRKEGKAVRVVSFVSWELFDDQSDEYKESVLPAAVKARVSIEAGTTFGWDKIVGSEGKAIGIDRFGASAPAPKIYKEFGLTVEAAVAAAKQLC; translated from the exons atggcttcttcttcttcctctctcactgCATCTAAAGTCGTCCCCTCTCGCTCCGCCTTCCCCGTCCATGGCTCTTTCTCGCCATCATCCTCCCTCTTTGTCCCCTCCTTCGGCCTCAAGCCAGCCACCTCAATCGCCTCCACCTCCGCCTCCCGCCGCCACGCCCCGATCCCGATCCCCGCAGCGGCAGCAGTCCAAACCCTAGCTAAGACGATCGACAACGAGCTGGTGGAGAAATCCGTGAACACGATCCGTTTCCTGTCGATCGATGCAGTCGAGAAGGCGAATTCCGGCCACCCCGGCCTGCCCATGGGCTGCGCTCCGATTGGCCACGTTCTGTACGATGAGGTGATGAGGTACAATCCGAAGAACCCTTACTGGTTCAATCGCGATCGATTTGTGCTCTCCGCCGGCCATGGGTGCATGCTGCAGTATGCGCTTCTTCACCTCGCTGGATACGACGCCGTCAAG GAAGAGGATTTGAGAAATTTCCGTCAATGGGGAAGCAAGACACCTGGTCACCCCGAGAATTTCGAGACGCCTGGTGTTGAAGTCACTACTG GTCCTTTAGGCCAAGGTGTTGCCAATGCCGTTGGCTTGGCGCTTGCAGAGAAGCACTTGGCTGCGCGTTACAACAAGCCAGATAGCAAGATTATCGACCACTACAC GTATTGTATCCTTGGTGATGGGTGTCAAATGGAGGGTATTGCAAACGAAGCCTGTTCCCTTGCTGGACACTGGGGGCTTGGGAAGTTGATTGCCTTTTATGATGATAACCACATCTCTATAGACGGCAATACAGAAATTGCATTTACTGAGTCTGTTGAAGCCCGTTTCGAGGCTCTTGGTTGGCATGTTATCTGGGTGAAGAATGGTAACAATGGCTATGATGAAATCCGTGCTGCTATCGAGGAAGCAAAGTCTGTAAAAGACAAGCCCACTTTGATCAAG GTTACAACAACCATTGGTTTTGGCTCCCCAAACAAGGCCAACTGTTACAGCGTGCATGGAAGTGCATTGGGTGCCAAGGAAGTAGAAGCCACCAGAAAGAACCTCGCATGGCCTCATGAACCTTTCCATGTGCCTGAGGATGTGAAGAA ACACTGGAGCAGACATGTGGCTGATGGTGCTGCTCTTGAAGCAGAATGGAATGCTAAATTTGCTGAATATGAGAAGAAGTACCCGGAGGAAGCGTCTGAACTGAATGCCATAATCACTGGTCAACTCCCGGCTGGTTGGGAGAAGGCTCTTCCT ACATACACCCCGGAGAGCCCAGCTGATGCCACTAGAAACCTCTCTCAGCAAAACCTCAATGCTTTAGCAAATGTGCTCCCAGGTCTGCTTGGAGGCAGCGCTGACCTTGCCTCATCCAACATGACGCTTCTCAAAATGTCTGGCGACTTCCAAAAGAATATACCTGAAGAGCGTAATGTGAGATTTGGTGTTCGTGAGCATAGCATGGGAGCGATATGTAACGGAATTGCCCTTCACAGCCCTGGCCTCATTCCTTACTGTGCAACCTTCTTTGTATTCACGGATTACATGAGAGCAGCCATGAGGATCTCTGCCTTGTCTGAAGCTAGAGTTATCTACGTGATGACCCACGACTCTATTGGTCTTGGAGAGGACGGGCCAACTCATCAGCCTGTCGAGCATTTGGCTAGTTTCCGAGCAATGCCCAACATACTGATGCTCCGTCCAGCTGATGGCAACGAGACAGCTGGTGCATACAGGGTTGCTGTTCTTAACAAAAAGAGGCCGTCTGTCCTTGCCCTTTCTCGACAAAAGCTTCCCCAGCTGCCAGGTACTTCCATTGAAGGAGTAGAGAAGGGAGGCTATACCGTATCAGACAACTCAACAGGTAACAAACCTGACGTGATATTGATTGGAACTGGTTCGGAGTTGGAAATTGCAGCAAAGGCTGGTGATGAGCTGAGGAAGGAAGGGAAGGCTGTAAGGGTCGTCTCCTTCGTTTCTTGGGAGCTGTTTGATGATCAATCCGATGAGTACAAGGAAAGTGTGCTGCCAGCTGCTGTAAAGGCCAGGGTTAGCATTGAGGCCGGAACAACATTCGGGTGGGACAAGATTGTTGGATCGGAAGGGAAGGCGATTGGAATTGATAGATTTGGAGCTAGTGCACCTGCACCCAAAATATACAAAGAATTTGGCCTCACAGTTGAAGCTGCTGTAGCTGCAGCTAAACAACTCTGTTAA
- the LOC121792580 gene encoding UDP-glucuronate 4-epimerase 3-like: protein MKHIDSPSTPGKFKMEKAPYNRLRLQSSIAKLTFWSLVFVGMIFVFFYRSPSSLNPVSSDLSRRSLRTSSYSGPNFEKKVRQSAKPRSRHGMSVLVTGAAGFVGTHVSASLKRRGDGVLGLDNFNSYYDPSLKRARQTLLERSGVYIVEGDINDGELLAKLFDIVPFTHVMHLAAQAGVRFAMENPSSYVHSNIAGLVSVLEFCKNANPQPAIVWASSSSVYGLNTKVPFSERDRTDQPASLYAATKKAGEEIAHTYNHIYGLSLTGLRFFTVYGPWGRPDMAYFFFTRDILKGKSIPIFEAVNHGTVARDFTFIEDIVMGSLAALDTAEKSTGSGGKKKGPAQLRVYNLGNTSPVPVGDLVSILEKLLKVKAKRLVMKMPRNGDVPFTHANISLAERELGYKPTTDLHTGLKKFVQWYLSYYVDGKKSTQ, encoded by the coding sequence ATGAAGCACATTGACAGCCCATCAACCCCTGGGAAATTCAAGATGGAGAAAGCTCCGTACAACCGGCTGCGGCTGCAATCTTCAATAGCTAAGCTCACTTTTTGGTCTCTTGTATTTGTTGGAATGATATTCGTATTCTTCTATAGATCACCGTCTTCTTTGAACCCGGTCTCCTCAGATCTTTCTAGAAGGTCTCTTAGAACTAGCTCGTATTCAGGCCCTAATTTCGAAAAAAAGGTTAGGCAATCTGCTAAGCCTAGGTCAAGGCATGGCATGTCTGTGTTGGTCACAGGGGCTGCTGGTTTTGTAGGCACTCATGTCTCCGCCTCGCTTAAGAGGCGAGGGGATGGCGTTTTGGGGCTCGATAATTTCAACAGTTACTATGATCCTTCGCTTAAGCGGGCGAGGCAGACACTGTTAGAGCGTAGTGGGGTGTACATTGTGGAGGGTGATATCAATGATGGTGAATTGTTGGCTAAGCTGTTTGATATCGTGCCTTTCACTCATGTTATGCATCTGGCAGCGCAGGCTGGTGTGCGTTTCGCCATGGAGAATCCTAGCTCGTATGTTCATAGCAACATTGCTGGCCTTGTTAGTGTGCTCGAGTTTTGCAAGAATGCGAATCCTCAGCCTGCTATAGTTTGGGCATCAAGTAGCTCAGTGTATGGACTGAACACAAAGGTGCCCTTTTCTGAGAGGGATAGGACTGATCAGCCTGCTAGTTTGTATGCAGCTACTAAGAAGGCTGGTGAGGAGATCGCACACACGTATAACCACATATACGGGCTTTCGCTGACAGGGTTGAGGTTTTTCACGGTTTATGGACCTTGGGGCAGGCCTGACATGGCTTACTTCTTCTTTACTAGGGATATCTTGAAAGGGAAGTCTATTCCAATCTTTGAAGCGGTTAATCACGGCACCGTGGCGAGGGATTTTACCTTCATTGAGGATATAGTGATGGGCAGTTTAGCTGCACTGGATACTGCAGAGAAGAGTACTGGCAGCGGTGGCAAGAAGAAGGGGCCGGCTCAGTTGCGCGTTTATAATTTGGGAAACACGTCTCCTGTGCCTGTGGGGGATCTAGTGAGCATTTTGGAGAAGTTGCTTAAGGTGAAGGCAAAGAGGTTGGTCATGAAGATGCCGAGGAATGGGGATGTGCCGTTTACGCATGCTAACATAAGCTTGGCTGAGAGGGAGCTTGGCTATAAGCCCACAACAGATCTGCATACCGGGTTGAAGAAATTTGTTCAATGGTATCTTAGTTACTATGTTGATGGCAAGAAGAGCACTCAGTGA